A genome region from Akkermansiaceae bacterium includes the following:
- a CDS encoding RNA pyrophosphohydrolase: MVRYRPNVAALMVNADGNLLICERAGVQGAWQFPQGGVDAGESMEQALFREVREEIGIASKHYEIISRRDGYRYLYPPDVRVKKIRKHGNHGQEQTYFLCKLKPSAPPVNVNQIPQEFGAYRWIQPDEFDLDWLPAFKHEVYRCVMADFFGVDLDPAQKI; this comes from the coding sequence ATGGTTCGTTACCGCCCTAACGTCGCGGCGCTGATGGTGAACGCGGATGGAAATCTCCTCATCTGCGAGCGCGCAGGTGTGCAAGGGGCGTGGCAATTCCCCCAAGGCGGTGTGGATGCTGGTGAAAGCATGGAGCAGGCGCTTTTCCGCGAGGTGCGCGAGGAAATCGGCATCGCCAGCAAACATTATGAGATCATAAGCCGCCGAGACGGCTACCGTTACCTCTACCCGCCGGATGTGCGTGTGAAAAAGATCAGGAAGCACGGCAACCACGGACAGGAGCAGACGTATTTCCTCTGCAAGCTCAAGCCATCCGCACCACCCGTCAACGTGAACCAGATCCCGCAGGAATTCGGCGCATACCGCTGGATCCAGCCGGATGAGTTCGATCTCGACTGGCTGCCCGCCTTCAAGCACGAGGTTTACCGGTGCGTGATGGCCGATTTCTTCGGGGTAGATCTCGACCCTGCGCAAAAAATCTGA
- a CDS encoding NTP transferase domain-containing protein, giving the protein MPSLIVLAAGMGSRYGGLKQIDPMGPNGETVLDYSVYDAIRAGFDRVIFVIREDFADAFREGIGARFAGKIRVDYAFQKLDDLPAPFTPPEGRSKPWGTTHAVRAARHLIDGPFAVINADDFYGRDAYARAAGFLADISADTCALIAYPLENTLSDHGQVNRGICGVSAEGLLESVEEFVKIGREADGRVTGEGLDGVRSEIPASAPASMNFWLFPAEFVQDLEGEFMEFLGKHFGMTGESYIPTVVDSLIRKGKTSCRAITTSSSWFGVTYAEDKDHVVKAIADLIAAGEYPNSLGD; this is encoded by the coding sequence ATGCCTTCGCTCATCGTACTCGCCGCCGGAATGGGAAGCCGCTACGGCGGACTCAAACAGATCGACCCCATGGGCCCCAACGGGGAGACCGTCCTCGACTACTCGGTGTATGATGCGATCCGCGCAGGCTTCGACCGCGTGATCTTCGTGATCCGCGAGGATTTCGCGGATGCCTTCCGTGAAGGGATAGGCGCTCGCTTTGCCGGAAAGATCCGGGTCGATTACGCTTTCCAGAAACTCGATGACCTGCCAGCCCCCTTCACACCTCCCGAAGGGCGCAGCAAGCCTTGGGGCACCACCCACGCGGTGCGGGCGGCGCGGCACCTCATCGACGGCCCTTTCGCCGTGATCAATGCGGATGATTTCTATGGCCGCGATGCCTATGCCCGCGCCGCCGGTTTCCTGGCCGATATTTCCGCCGACACCTGTGCGCTCATCGCCTATCCGCTGGAGAACACCCTCTCGGATCACGGCCAGGTGAACCGCGGGATCTGCGGGGTTTCCGCCGAGGGGCTCTTGGAGAGCGTCGAGGAATTCGTCAAGATCGGCAGGGAAGCCGATGGCAGGGTGACAGGTGAGGGACTGGATGGCGTCCGCAGCGAAATCCCGGCATCAGCCCCCGCCTCGATGAATTTCTGGCTCTTCCCGGCCGAGTTCGTGCAAGATCTTGAAGGCGAGTTCATGGAATTCCTCGGGAAACACTTCGGGATGACCGGCGAATCCTACATCCCCACCGTTGTGGACTCTCTCATCCGCAAGGGAAAGACCAGCTGCCGTGCGATCACGACAAGCTCCTCATGGTTCGGAGTGACCTACGCGGAGGACAAGGATCATGTGGTCAAGGCAATCGCGGATCTCATCGCCGCCGGCGAGTATCCAAATTCGCTGGGGGACTGA
- a CDS encoding redoxin family protein → MKNTILAIMSAAAAASFAAEVPKVLPIGSDMPPFALPGTDGKRHTEKDYADAKILCIIFTCNHCPDSVAAAVRTEEIHQAYKNKGVAVVAVNSNNPASLRPDELGYSPYGDSFEEMKPFADSHGWTFPYLYDGEVQAFATACGAQSTPHVFVFDQDRKLRYTGRMDDAGRSKGPVEKSYIRDAFDSILAGKEIAEPVTRSFGCSTKWLFKGNSVEQDQKAWEEKAVTLDDLDESLAKALRENKSGNVRVINFWSTTCGPCVAEFPMLVDTYRRFQNRNVDFISISMDPAEDRDKVLKFLESRHAALSNRTKPSMEKEGRTSNNYIWAGGNPDKLAEAIAPEWTGALPLTVIISTKGEILWQDADEVDAVELRAEILKGLE, encoded by the coding sequence ATGAAAAACACCATCCTAGCCATCATGTCGGCTGCCGCCGCCGCAAGTTTCGCCGCCGAAGTCCCGAAAGTCCTGCCCATAGGGTCAGACATGCCGCCCTTCGCCTTACCCGGCACCGATGGCAAGCGGCATACGGAAAAGGATTATGCGGACGCAAAGATCCTCTGCATCATTTTCACCTGCAACCACTGCCCTGATTCCGTGGCCGCCGCCGTCCGCACCGAGGAAATCCACCAGGCCTACAAGAACAAGGGCGTTGCCGTCGTCGCGGTGAATTCCAACAACCCTGCCAGCCTCCGCCCCGACGAGCTCGGATATTCCCCCTACGGGGATTCCTTCGAGGAAATGAAACCCTTCGCAGACAGCCACGGCTGGACCTTCCCATACCTCTACGATGGTGAGGTGCAAGCCTTCGCCACCGCCTGCGGCGCCCAATCCACCCCCCATGTCTTCGTCTTCGACCAAGACCGCAAGCTCCGCTACACCGGCCGCATGGACGATGCCGGACGCTCCAAGGGCCCCGTCGAGAAATCCTATATCCGCGATGCCTTCGACTCCATCCTCGCTGGGAAGGAAATCGCCGAGCCGGTGACACGTTCCTTTGGATGCTCCACAAAGTGGCTCTTCAAGGGCAACAGCGTCGAGCAGGACCAAAAGGCATGGGAGGAAAAGGCTGTCACCCTCGATGACCTCGACGAAAGCCTTGCCAAAGCTCTCCGCGAAAACAAATCCGGCAACGTCCGCGTGATCAATTTCTGGTCCACAACCTGCGGCCCATGCGTCGCCGAGTTCCCCATGCTTGTGGACACCTACCGCCGCTTCCAGAACCGCAATGTCGATTTCATCTCCATCTCCATGGATCCGGCCGAAGATAGGGACAAGGTGCTGAAATTCCTCGAGTCCCGCCACGCCGCGCTGTCGAACCGCACCAAGCCTTCCATGGAAAAGGAAGGCCGCACATCCAACAACTACATCTGGGCGGGCGGCAATCCGGACAAGCTTGCCGAGGCCATCGCACCGGAATGGACCGGCGCCCTGCCACTCACCGTCATCATCTCCACAAAGGGGGAAATTCTCTGGCAGGATGCCGACGAAGTGGATGCCGTAGAGCTGCGCGCGGAGATCCTAAAAGGGCTTGAGTGA
- a CDS encoding cation transporter, whose protein sequence is MNLSLACALALLAGKTFASVVTGSSAIYSDAVESVVHVFAVAFAAWALRLSHKPADGTHHFGHDKISYISSGFEGAMISAAAVFILYEAGKQFVYGVNLQNLGIGLWITSAAAAVNLALGLSLVRIGRKSGSSLIRANGIHVLTDVWSSLAVITALALVKLTAWVWWDPVCAVIAALNILRIGLRLIRDSLGGLLDEADPVIEQQARDVLDRETCSRDLAYHNFRHRHSGRAHWVEFHLVFPDGMSVVEAHRQATDIESAVAEIIAPEGRVITHLEPRSSEQRIENWEKP, encoded by the coding sequence ATGAATCTCTCTCTGGCGTGCGCGCTCGCACTCCTGGCAGGCAAGACCTTCGCGTCGGTCGTCACCGGCTCATCCGCCATCTACTCGGATGCGGTGGAGTCCGTTGTGCATGTCTTCGCGGTGGCATTCGCAGCCTGGGCACTGCGTCTTTCGCATAAGCCAGCCGATGGCACCCATCATTTCGGGCACGACAAGATTTCCTACATATCATCCGGCTTCGAAGGGGCGATGATCTCCGCCGCCGCCGTGTTCATCCTCTATGAGGCGGGCAAGCAATTCGTATATGGGGTGAACCTGCAGAACCTCGGCATCGGCCTCTGGATCACTTCGGCCGCCGCCGCAGTGAACCTCGCCCTCGGGCTCTCCCTGGTGCGGATCGGGCGGAAATCCGGTTCCTCGCTTATCCGCGCAAACGGCATCCATGTCCTCACCGATGTATGGTCCAGCCTGGCCGTCATCACAGCATTGGCCCTGGTCAAGCTCACCGCTTGGGTCTGGTGGGATCCGGTGTGTGCCGTCATTGCCGCCCTGAATATACTTCGCATCGGGCTCAGGCTCATTCGCGACAGCCTTGGCGGCTTGCTCGACGAGGCGGATCCCGTCATCGAGCAACAGGCAAGGGATGTCCTCGATAGGGAAACGTGTTCCCGCGATCTCGCATACCATAATTTCAGGCACCGCCATTCCGGACGCGCCCATTGGGTGGAATTCCACCTGGTTTTCCCGGATGGCATGAGCGTGGTCGAAGCGCACAGGCAAGCCACGGACATCGAGTCTGCGGTTGCGGAAATCATCGCTCCCGAGGGAAGGGTCATCACTCACCTTGAGCCGCGCTCCTCGGAGCAGCGCATCGAAAACTGGGAGAAACCCTAG
- a CDS encoding DUF2007 domain-containing protein — MKELFRERDFTKVGYFQSVLEAEGIATIVRNKHLTMSGLTEIPIPEFFPALCVIDEGDYPQAMEIIRNHITQNAVGADLEIRCPSCGETNPGNFDLCWSCGADMGGGLPGGDAGAI; from the coding sequence ATGAAAGAACTATTCCGCGAGCGGGATTTCACGAAGGTCGGGTATTTCCAGTCCGTCCTGGAGGCGGAGGGCATCGCCACCATCGTGAGGAACAAGCACCTCACCATGTCCGGCCTCACCGAGATCCCCATCCCGGAGTTTTTCCCCGCGCTGTGTGTCATCGACGAAGGGGATTATCCGCAGGCCATGGAAATCATCCGCAATCATATCACCCAGAATGCGGTGGGCGCGGATCTGGAAATACGGTGCCCGTCATGCGGCGAGACCAATCCGGGCAACTTCGACCTGTGCTGGTCTTGCGGCGCGGACATGGGTGGCGGCTTGCCTGGCGGGGATGCAGGCGCTATCTAG
- a CDS encoding DUF4250 domain-containing protein — protein sequence MDFTTWETMDPHMLVGLLNTELRNHAECLDDLIKTHGLPRERLVLKMELAGYDYREAQRQFR from the coding sequence ATGGATTTCACCACATGGGAGACGATGGATCCCCACATGCTTGTCGGCTTGCTGAATACGGAGCTCAGGAACCATGCGGAGTGCCTCGACGATCTGATCAAGACGCATGGCTTGCCCCGCGAGCGTCTCGTGCTGAAAATGGAGCTTGCGGGCTACGACTACCGAGAGGCGCAACGCCAGTTCCGGTAA
- a CDS encoding RNA-binding protein: MDIYVGNLPYTATEGEVSDLFAAYGPVERVKIITDRDTGQSKGFAFVTLGDQSQLNAAIEALNGQDYSGRALRVNASEPREARPSGGGGGGGYGGGGGGGGYGGGGNRGGGGGGGGGGGYKGGGGNRGGGRDGGRW; the protein is encoded by the coding sequence ATGGACATTTATGTGGGCAATCTGCCCTACACAGCAACTGAAGGAGAAGTTTCCGACCTCTTCGCCGCATACGGCCCCGTCGAACGGGTCAAGATCATCACCGACCGTGACACCGGGCAATCCAAGGGATTCGCCTTCGTGACCCTGGGCGACCAATCCCAGCTCAATGCAGCCATCGAGGCGCTCAACGGGCAAGATTACAGCGGCCGCGCCCTCCGCGTGAACGCATCGGAACCCCGTGAAGCACGCCCGAGCGGCGGCGGCGGTGGTGGTGGCTACGGCGGCGGCGGTGGTGGCGGCGGCTACGGCGGCGGTGGAAACCGTGGCGGCGGTGGCGGCGGTGGTGGTGGCGGAGGCTACAAAGGCGGCGGTGGAAACCGCGGCGGCGGACGCGATGGCGGACGCTGGTAA
- a CDS encoding response regulator transcription factor, which yields MSEKKKISKIWILEDHQVFAKQIRRLIDGEDDLECPYHFSTPDEFFEKLEYTSEYPDVLLLDLGLPRMDGLEVLVKVRKKFPDLKVLILSAFDDRERVYRAICNGASGYLLKTADPDEILSGLHDVIHGAAALSSAIATMILNGFSKHGPVEEVEALTSREEDVLKSLVKGYSKKEIAEDLSISAHTVDMHLRSIYRKLHVRTQTEAVSKALRQGIV from the coding sequence ATGAGCGAAAAAAAGAAAATCTCCAAGATCTGGATTCTCGAGGATCACCAGGTTTTCGCAAAGCAGATCCGCCGCCTCATCGATGGCGAGGACGATCTTGAATGTCCCTACCATTTCTCGACTCCCGATGAGTTTTTCGAGAAGCTGGAATATACCTCCGAATACCCGGATGTGCTCCTGCTCGATCTCGGGCTGCCCAGGATGGACGGCCTTGAGGTGCTTGTTAAGGTCAGAAAGAAATTTCCCGATCTCAAGGTGCTCATCCTATCTGCTTTCGACGACCGCGAGCGGGTCTACAGGGCGATCTGCAACGGAGCCTCCGGCTATCTCCTCAAGACCGCGGATCCCGATGAGATCCTAAGCGGCCTCCATGATGTCATCCACGGCGCGGCCGCCCTGAGCAGCGCGATCGCCACCATGATCCTCAACGGTTTCTCCAAGCACGGCCCGGTCGAGGAGGTGGAGGCGCTGACAAGCCGCGAGGAGGATGTCCTCAAGTCGCTCGTGAAAGGATACTCCAAGAAGGAGATAGCCGAAGACCTGTCCATCTCCGCCCACACGGTCGACATGCACTTGCGCTCCATCTACCGGAAGCTGCATGTCCGCACCCAGACGGAAGCGGTCTCCAAGGCGCTTCGGCAAGGGATCGTTTGA
- a CDS encoding phosphoribosylaminoimidazolesuccinocarboxamide synthase, whose translation MQPIYEGKAKRLWETEDPATLRMEFKNDATAFNGEKKASFENKGRLNNAISTLIYQYLEKAGIPTHFVRQIDETNVEVRKVTILMVEVIVRNVSAGSYCKRSGLEEGKPFSQPVIEFSYKSDELGDPLINDDYIREMGLATAEDMAFLRESALKVNTILSGFFAEVGLKLVDFKLEFGRLASDPSKIVLADEISPDGCRLWDLKTGEKMDKDRFRRDLGNVMEAYEEVLKRLKARLETN comes from the coding sequence ATGCAGCCGATTTATGAGGGGAAAGCGAAGCGACTTTGGGAAACGGAAGACCCCGCGACGCTTAGGATGGAGTTCAAGAATGATGCCACCGCATTCAACGGCGAGAAAAAGGCCAGCTTCGAGAACAAGGGGCGGCTGAACAACGCGATCAGCACCCTGATTTACCAATACCTGGAGAAAGCCGGCATCCCCACCCACTTCGTCCGCCAGATCGACGAGACGAACGTGGAGGTCAGGAAAGTCACGATCCTGATGGTCGAGGTGATCGTCCGCAATGTCTCGGCGGGCAGCTACTGCAAGCGCTCCGGATTGGAAGAGGGCAAGCCCTTTTCCCAGCCCGTCATCGAATTCTCCTACAAGAGCGACGAACTCGGGGATCCCCTCATCAACGACGACTACATCCGCGAGATGGGTCTGGCGACCGCGGAAGACATGGCTTTCCTCCGCGAGTCCGCGCTGAAGGTGAACACCATCCTCTCCGGGTTCTTCGCCGAGGTCGGGCTGAAGCTGGTGGACTTCAAGCTGGAGTTCGGTAGGCTCGCCTCCGATCCGTCGAAGATCGTCCTCGCCGATGAGATCAGTCCGGACGGTTGCCGCCTGTGGGATCTCAAGACCGGTGAGAAAATGGACAAGGATCGCTTCCGCCGCGATCTCGGCAATGTCATGGAAGCCTACGAGGAGGTTCTCAAGCGCCTCAAGGCGCGTCTCGAAACCAACTGA
- a CDS encoding competence/damage-inducible protein A encodes MLKIEVLNTGTELLLGNTLNTHGGWFGRQLFTMGLRIARQATVPDGDAIREAFAEMVVRADVILITGGLGPTSDDLTREVVAETLGLELHLDGQALSALESFFALRGKTMAPANLRQAMVPTGADVLPNPNGTAPGLYIPPRINKLSNCAVFLLPGPPRELYPMFHEEVAPRLRALSGVADVATVSELKFTGIGESDFHHGIDDQLAAIPGLEYGYCARMGEVDLRLIGNGESILSARDLVMGKFSQFLISDDGSSLESTVIRLLREKGMTLATAESCTGGLIANRLTNVPGASEAFTHGWVTYADAAKTGQLHVPAETIAAHGAVSEETARAMAEGALAESKADLAVSVTGIAGPSGGTEDKPVGTAWIGLAARGGETAAVKVYHPRNRKDFKQSVSQSALDLVRRKLL; translated from the coding sequence ATTTTGAAAATTGAAGTCTTGAACACCGGCACCGAGCTTCTGCTCGGCAACACCCTCAACACCCACGGCGGCTGGTTCGGCCGGCAGCTCTTCACCATGGGTCTGCGCATCGCCCGGCAGGCGACCGTCCCCGATGGCGATGCGATCCGCGAGGCTTTCGCGGAAATGGTTGTCCGCGCCGATGTCATCCTGATCACCGGCGGTCTCGGTCCGACGAGCGATGACCTGACGCGCGAGGTCGTGGCGGAAACGCTTGGACTGGAGCTGCACCTCGACGGGCAGGCCTTGAGCGCCCTGGAGTCGTTCTTCGCACTGCGCGGCAAAACCATGGCACCCGCGAACCTGCGGCAGGCGATGGTTCCCACCGGAGCCGATGTCCTGCCGAACCCGAACGGAACAGCCCCCGGCCTCTACATCCCGCCGCGAATCAACAAGCTTTCCAACTGCGCCGTCTTCCTCCTCCCCGGCCCGCCGCGCGAGCTTTACCCGATGTTCCATGAGGAGGTCGCCCCGCGGCTGCGTGCCCTCTCGGGGGTGGCGGATGTGGCCACCGTTTCCGAACTCAAATTCACCGGCATCGGCGAGAGCGATTTCCACCACGGCATCGATGACCAGCTTGCGGCCATTCCCGGCCTGGAATACGGCTACTGCGCGCGCATGGGTGAGGTCGATCTGCGCCTGATCGGGAACGGCGAAAGCATCCTTTCCGCCCGCGATCTGGTGATGGGGAAATTCTCACAATTCCTCATCAGCGACGATGGCTCTTCCCTGGAGTCCACCGTCATCCGCCTGCTGCGGGAAAAGGGCATGACCCTGGCCACCGCCGAGAGCTGCACCGGCGGACTGATCGCCAACCGCCTCACGAATGTCCCAGGGGCTTCGGAAGCATTCACCCACGGCTGGGTCACCTATGCGGACGCGGCCAAGACCGGCCAGCTCCATGTCCCTGCGGAAACGATAGCAGCCCACGGAGCTGTCTCCGAGGAAACCGCCCGCGCCATGGCGGAAGGTGCGCTGGCGGAAAGCAAGGCCGATCTCGCCGTCTCCGTCACCGGCATCGCCGGCCCCTCGGGTGGGACGGAAGACAAGCCGGTCGGCACGGCATGGATCGGCCTTGCCGCCAGGGGCGGGGAGACGGCGGCCGTGAAAGTCTATCACCCCCGCAACCGCAAGGACTTCAAGCAATCCGTCTCGCAATCAGCCCTCGATCTGGTGCGGCGCAAGCTGCTCTAG
- the tal gene encoding transaldolase, whose product MNQLDQLKKLTTVVADTGDFEAMKEFMPQDATTNPSLILQAAGKPEYRPLIDRAIAEFKGGGLSGQALTDAVLDRILILFGLEILKIVPGRVSTEVDARLSFDTAGTVAKARELIAAYEKEGIPRDRVLIKIASTWEGIKAAEALEKDGIHCNLTLLFSFAQAVACAEAKVQLISPFVGRILDWHKANTEGTPDFEGDKDPGVISVKAIYNYYKKFGYKTEVMGASFRNKGEITSLAGCDLLTIAPKLLAELAASGESIEAKLTPEIAAADPVEKISLDEKSFRLMFNDDAMATEKTAQGIRGFAADIVKLEILVNAALTP is encoded by the coding sequence ATGAACCAACTCGACCAACTCAAGAAGCTCACCACGGTCGTCGCCGACACAGGCGATTTCGAGGCCATGAAGGAATTCATGCCCCAGGACGCGACCACAAACCCCTCCCTCATCCTCCAGGCCGCAGGGAAACCCGAATACCGCCCTCTCATCGACCGCGCCATCGCCGAGTTCAAGGGCGGCGGCCTCTCCGGCCAGGCGCTCACCGATGCCGTCCTCGACCGCATCCTGATCCTCTTCGGCCTGGAAATCCTCAAGATCGTGCCGGGCCGCGTTTCCACCGAGGTTGATGCCCGCCTCTCCTTCGACACGGCTGGCACCGTTGCCAAGGCACGCGAGCTCATCGCCGCTTACGAGAAGGAAGGCATCCCCCGGGATCGCGTGCTCATCAAGATCGCCTCCACGTGGGAAGGCATCAAGGCCGCCGAAGCCCTCGAAAAGGACGGCATCCATTGCAACCTCACCCTGCTCTTCTCCTTCGCCCAGGCGGTCGCCTGCGCAGAGGCCAAGGTCCAGCTCATCTCCCCCTTCGTCGGCCGCATCCTCGATTGGCACAAGGCGAACACTGAGGGCACGCCCGATTTCGAAGGGGACAAGGATCCCGGAGTGATCTCGGTGAAGGCGATCTACAACTACTACAAGAAGTTCGGATACAAGACCGAGGTCATGGGCGCCTCCTTCCGAAACAAGGGCGAGATCACCTCCCTCGCCGGTTGCGACCTGCTCACCATCGCGCCCAAGCTCCTCGCCGAGCTCGCCGCCTCCGGGGAATCCATCGAGGCCAAGCTCACCCCGGAAATCGCCGCCGCCGATCCGGTGGAGAAAATCTCGCTCGATGAGAAATCCTTCCGCCTGATGTTCAACGACGACGCCATGGCAACCGAGAAAACCGCCCAAGGCATACGCGGCTTCGCGGCCGATATCGTGAAGCTGGAGATCCTCGTCAACGCGGCTCTCACACCCTAG